A genomic stretch from Aminobacter aminovorans includes:
- a CDS encoding ABC transporter substrate-binding protein, whose protein sequence is MFTRRTVLGALSAMTILGYGSTMAMAQDKMYIPLISKGFQHQFWQAVKAGADKAAADLGVEVTFEGPDSETQVDRQIDMLAAALAKKPAAIGFAALDSQAAIPLLQQAKDAKIPVVAFDSGVDSDIPVATASTNNIAAAALAADKMAALIGDEGKVALVVHDQTSRTGVDRRDGFVNRMKEAHPKVEIVAIEYGEGDHLKSTEITKAILQANPDLKGMFGANEGSAIGVVNGAKELGRQLVIIGYDSGAQQKQAIRDGQMAGAITQNPVGIGYKTVEAAVKAAKGEAVEKNIDTGFYYYDKSNIDQPEIAAVLYD, encoded by the coding sequence ATGTTCACCAGACGCACTGTGCTTGGCGCTCTCAGCGCCATGACGATCCTCGGCTATGGCTCGACCATGGCAATGGCCCAGGACAAGATGTACATCCCGCTGATCTCCAAGGGCTTCCAGCACCAGTTCTGGCAGGCAGTGAAGGCCGGCGCCGACAAGGCGGCCGCGGATCTCGGTGTCGAAGTCACCTTTGAAGGCCCTGACTCTGAGACCCAGGTCGATCGTCAGATCGACATGCTGGCCGCCGCCCTTGCCAAGAAGCCGGCGGCGATCGGCTTCGCCGCCCTCGACAGCCAGGCGGCGATCCCGCTGCTGCAGCAGGCCAAGGACGCCAAGATCCCGGTCGTCGCCTTCGACTCAGGCGTCGACAGCGACATCCCCGTGGCCACCGCCTCGACCAACAACATCGCTGCAGCAGCCCTTGCCGCCGACAAGATGGCCGCCCTGATCGGCGACGAAGGCAAGGTCGCCCTCGTCGTCCATGACCAGACCAGCCGCACCGGCGTCGATCGCCGCGACGGCTTCGTCAACCGCATGAAGGAAGCCCATCCGAAGGTCGAGATCGTCGCCATCGAATATGGCGAGGGCGATCATCTCAAGTCGACCGAAATCACCAAGGCGATCCTGCAGGCCAACCCGGATCTCAAAGGCATGTTCGGCGCCAATGAAGGCTCGGCCATCGGTGTCGTCAACGGCGCCAAGGAGCTCGGCCGCCAGTTGGTGATCATCGGCTACGACTCGGGCGCCCAGCAGAAGCAGGCGATCCGCGACGGCCAGATGGCCGGCGCCATCACCCAGAACCCCGTCGGCATCGGCTACAAGACCGTCGAGGCGGCGGTGAAGGCAGCCAAGGGCGAAGCGGTCGAAAAGAACATCGACACCGGCTTCTACTACTACGACAAGTCGAACATCGATCAGCCCGAAATCGCAGCGGTGCTGTACGACTGA
- a CDS encoding ABC transporter permease: MSATASTQSASTVSRFSGAQHRLLAFASLIILVAVFSFASPNFMQTSNIIAILQATSVNGVLAIAATLVIITGGIDLSVGTLMTFCAVIAGVVLTFWGMPLGLGVLAAILAGAASGALSGTLVAKLKIPPFIATLGMMLILKGLSLVISGTRPIYFNNTPGFTQISQGSLIGSVLPSLPIPNGVLILFLVAIATSFILERTILGRFTFALGSNEEAVRLSGVNTDRWKIAVYALAGSICGIAGLLIASRLNSAQPALGQGYELDAIAAVVIGGTSLSGGRGTIIGTLIGALIISVLANGLRILSVAQEWQTVVTGSIIILAVYTDILRRRRL; this comes from the coding sequence ATGAGTGCGACCGCATCCACCCAGAGCGCCTCGACCGTTTCGCGGTTTTCGGGCGCGCAGCATCGGCTGCTCGCCTTCGCCAGTCTGATCATCCTGGTCGCGGTGTTCAGCTTCGCCTCGCCCAACTTCATGCAGACATCCAACATCATCGCCATCCTGCAGGCGACGTCGGTCAACGGCGTGCTGGCGATCGCCGCAACGCTGGTCATCATAACAGGCGGCATCGACCTCTCCGTCGGCACTCTGATGACCTTCTGCGCCGTCATCGCAGGCGTGGTGCTGACCTTCTGGGGCATGCCGCTCGGCCTCGGCGTTTTGGCCGCGATCCTCGCAGGTGCCGCCAGCGGCGCGCTGTCGGGCACCTTGGTCGCCAAACTCAAGATCCCGCCCTTCATTGCCACGCTCGGCATGATGCTGATCCTCAAGGGCCTGTCGCTGGTTATTTCCGGCACGCGCCCGATCTATTTCAACAACACGCCCGGCTTCACCCAGATCTCGCAAGGCTCGCTGATCGGCTCGGTCCTACCGAGCCTGCCCATCCCCAACGGCGTGCTGATCCTGTTCCTGGTGGCGATCGCGACGAGCTTCATCCTCGAGCGCACCATCCTCGGTCGCTTCACCTTCGCGCTCGGCTCCAATGAGGAGGCGGTCAGGCTGTCAGGCGTCAACACCGACCGCTGGAAGATCGCAGTCTACGCGCTCGCCGGTTCGATCTGCGGCATCGCCGGCCTGCTGATCGCCTCGCGGCTCAACTCGGCCCAACCGGCACTCGGCCAGGGCTACGAGCTCGATGCGATCGCAGCGGTGGTCATCGGCGGCACCTCGCTGTCGGGTGGCCGCGGCACCATCATCGGCACGCTCATCGGCGCGCTCATCATCTCCGTGCTCGCCAACGGCCTGCGCATCCTCTCGGTCGCCCAGGAATGGCAGACCGTGGTCACCGGCTCGATCATCATTCTCGCCGTCTACACCGACATTCTGCGGCGCCGCAGGCTTTGA